A section of the Oncorhynchus nerka isolate Pitt River linkage group LG3, Oner_Uvic_2.0, whole genome shotgun sequence genome encodes:
- the evx2 gene encoding homeobox even-skipped homolog protein 2, with translation MMERIRKEMILMERGLHSPVPGKRLSNLSDSAGNSVLEALENSQHSGRLSPRINSASLHGSLGDIPTKGKFEIDSIFGAHHNSENTSSAEISSSESRKKIHLYPEVSQDSDMNSDVEVGCPSHRSPSQHKENNNKGFSDNNSGGSNTSSSSLSNHNGNGMSSNMSNAETRRYRTAFTREQIGRLEKEFYRENYVSRPRRCELAASLNLPETTIKVWFQNRRMKDKRQRLAMSWPHPADPSFYTYMMTHAAATGSLPYPFHSHMPLHYYPHVGVTAAAAAAAASGAASSPFATSIRPLDTFRALSHPYSRPELLCGFRHPGLYQSPAGLNSSAAASAAAAAAACAAAVSAPSATGPCSCLSCHSSQAASALGSRSTNSDFTCTASGQRSESGFLPYSAAVLSKTSVPSPDQREESSLNR, from the exons ATGATGGAGAGGATAAGAAAAGAGATGATTCTGATGGAGAGAGGTCTGCACAGTCCCGTGCCTGGGAAAAGGCTCTCGAACCTGTCAGACTCCGCTGGAAATTCAGTGTTAGAGGCCCTCGAAAATTCTCAGCACAGTGGTCGCCTAAGCCCGAGAATAAATTCCGCCTCGCTTCATGGAAGTCTCGGGGATATTCCAACCAAAGGCAAGTTCGAAATCGACAGTATTTTCGGTGCCCACCACAACAGCGAGAATACTTCTTCCGCGGAGATTTCATCCTCAGAAAGCAGAAAGAAAATTCACTTATACCCAGAAGTTTCTCAAGACTCAGATATGAACAGTGATGTGGAGGTGGGATGCCCATCGCATCGCTCTCCCAGTCAACACAaggaaaacaacaacaaag GGTTTTCTGACAATAATTCTGGAGGCTCCAACACAAGTTCATCCTCCCTTTCCAATCATAACGGCAATGGAATGAGCTCAAACATGTCAAATGCCGAGACTAGACGGTACCGGACTGCGTTCACCAGAGAACAAATAGGAAGACTGGAGAAAGAGTTTTACAGGGAAAATTATGTCTCAAGACCCAGAAGATGTGAACTGGCCGCATCACTGAATCTACCTGAAACTACAATAAAG GTATGGTTCCAGAACAGGCGGATGAAGGATAAGAGGCAACGTTTGGCGATGTCTTGGCCCCATCCAGCAGATCCAAGCTTTTACACCTACATGATGACGCACGCGGCAGCCACCGGAAGTCTACCATACCCTTTCCATTCCCACATGCCTCTGCACTATTACCCGCACGTTGGTGTCACAGCAGCTGCCGCTGCCGCAGCTGCATCTGGTGCTGCATCGTCACCTTTCGCTACCTCCATTCGCCCTCTCGATACTTTCCGTGCACTCTCCCATCCTTACTCACGCCCAGAGCTTCTCTGTGGCTTCAGGCACCCAGGACTTTATCAGTCACCCGCAGGCCTCAATAGCTCTGCGGCAGCatcagcagcagcggcagcagcagcatgtGCAGCCGCGGTCAGCGCGCCATCAGCCACTGGCCCATGCTCCTGCCTCAGTTGTCACAGCAGCCAAGCGGCCAGTGCGCTAGGCTCCAGAAGTACCAACTCTGACTTCACCTGCACAGCATCTGGGCAAAGATCCGAGAGTGGATTTTTGCCGTATTCTGCAGCTGTCCTGAGCAAAACCTCAGTTCCATCACCAGATCAGAGAGAGGAATCTTCACTAAACAGATAA
- the hoxd13a gene encoding homeobox protein Hox-D13a, which translates to MEGLGDNITSVHRRSFYSTAPRTNPSRSVPGVMVYTISDKPNSFGLESLKPYSPLSTVATNASLTFGCHLGSSCYGCTIPDSNLFQRGVMKPTSQASLSGHSSDKPTHFSGVSSSNIHCSEMQSRLRDFGNVYQGLYPRIPGYIDVPVVTRAGPGDPRHEAYQQLNWANSWSNSLYYAREQKQGSQFWKSFLTEEAVMNQPDVCTSYRRGRKKRVPYTKLQLKELEREYTICKFITKEKRQRIASSTNLSERQVTIWFQNRRVKNKKLMSKDRDLETFS; encoded by the exons ATGGAGGGCTTGGGAGATAATATCACTTCTGTCCATCGCAGAAGTTTTTATTCCACTGCTCCCAGGACTAACCCAAGCCGGTCTGTACCAGGAGTAATGGTATACACAATTTCGGACAAACCAAACTCTTTTGGCTTAGAATCTCTTAAACCATATTCACCTCTTTCTACAGTAGCCACAAATGCGTCACTCACATTTGGCTGTCATTTGGGGAGCAGTTGTTATGGTTGCACAATCCCTGACAGCAATCTATTCCAACGCGGTGTGATGAAACCTACTTCTCAGGCGTCTCTATCTGGACACTCATCAGATAAACCAACGCATTTCTCAGGGGTTTCAAGTTCCAACATACACTGCAGTGAAATGCAGTCCAGACTGAGAGACTTTGGAAATGTTTACCAAGGTCTTTACCCAAGAATCCCTGGATACATTGATGTACCTGTTGTAACAAGGGCTGGTCCTGGAGATCCGAGGCATGAGGCCTATCAGCAATTGAACTGGGCTAATAGTTGGAGCAATTCACTGTATTATGCCAGAGAACAGAAGCAGGGCTCGCAATTCTGGAAGTCATTTCTCACAG AGGAAGCAGTAATGAACCAGCCAGATGTCTGCACTTCATACCGACGTGGGAGGAAGAAACGGGTGCCTTACACGAAACTACAGCTCAAGGAACTTGAACGAGAGTACACCATTTGCAAGTTTATTACCAAGGAGAAAAGACAACGGATAGCTTCTTCCACCAACTTGTCTGAGAGACAAGTAACAATATGGTTTCAAAATCGTCGTGTCAAAAACAAGAAGCTTATGTCAAAAGATAGAGACCTTGAAACTTTCTCTTGA